One Fibrobacter sp. UBA4297 DNA window includes the following coding sequences:
- a CDS encoding helix-turn-helix domain-containing protein: MLKPVPDKNLIQIQNTDFFSHYMLQNKTGTGHLLTYNVLPGLQVFYSNFHLKEFTFNFENQGKNLIVLHCHNGSAEWLNSESMPKSMEENGLVLLDRMPACKTFKFPVHCYHGIAVVFSMDRCQCELMNMFKAVGVDFAALIEKIQPLTLPLKLPSSEHVSHIFSELYRLPKNIRLPYFKIKVLELILFLSRLDSEAKYETAVQIPSAYKGKMELLREILRENVEEHLTLEQLSKQIEMSPTQMKKYFKLAYGDSIYSYLKTYRMKKATQLLLDGKFNVAEVASRVGYTNSSKFAQAFKEYTGCSPKEYKNKS; encoded by the coding sequence ATGTTAAAGCCCGTACCCGATAAAAATCTGATTCAAATCCAGAATACAGATTTCTTTTCCCATTATATGTTACAAAATAAAACGGGGACGGGGCATCTTCTAACGTATAACGTATTGCCTGGGCTACAGGTCTTCTACAGCAATTTCCATCTCAAGGAATTTACTTTCAATTTTGAAAATCAAGGCAAGAATTTGATTGTGCTCCATTGCCATAACGGCAGCGCAGAATGGCTGAATTCGGAATCCATGCCGAAATCCATGGAAGAGAATGGCCTCGTTTTGCTCGACCGTATGCCGGCTTGCAAGACGTTCAAATTCCCGGTGCATTGCTACCACGGCATTGCGGTCGTGTTCTCGATGGATCGCTGCCAATGCGAACTCATGAACATGTTCAAGGCGGTCGGTGTTGACTTTGCGGCCCTTATCGAAAAAATCCAGCCGCTTACACTCCCGCTGAAACTCCCGTCTAGCGAGCACGTGAGCCATATTTTCTCGGAACTTTACAGGCTCCCGAAAAACATCCGTTTGCCGTATTTCAAGATTAAGGTACTCGAACTCATCCTCTTCTTGAGCCGCCTTGATTCCGAAGCCAAGTACGAAACGGCGGTGCAAATTCCGAGCGCTTACAAGGGCAAAATGGAACTCCTGCGCGAAATCCTCCGCGAGAATGTCGAAGAGCATTTGACGCTCGAACAGCTCTCCAAGCAAATCGAAATGAGCCCGACGCAGATGAAAAAGTATTTCAAGCTGGCGTACGGCGATTCCATTTATTCGTACCTCAAGACGTACCGCATGAAAAAAGCCACCCAGCTTTTGCTAGATGGCAAATTTAATGTCGCCGAAGTTGCAAGCCGTGTGGGCTATACAAACTCTAGCAAGTTTGCGCAAGCGTTCAAGGAATACACCGGCTGCTCGCCCAAGGAATATAAGAACAAGTCGTAG
- a CDS encoding DUF1302 family protein, with amino-acid sequence MIKHVIARNKVTKQSMISLALSAAFALSAHAQEDELSLQLNGFVDSYHALQVQSPHKIMSSRTRLRLEMRANYGEASLFSSVNLAYNSLIKDQSGAFLREAYFDYAGKYLEVKAGRQIITWGVADGLRLTDLISPMDYTEFMANDYDDIRVPVNAINLKYPGESFSAELVFVPVPEYFVMPSGEDNPWTMPLPANTSMDLSGTPEKRLKNSEVGGRLRFFLENLDFSLTALRTFNKSPVTIASFDPETKSAVIKGVYEPMNVVGGDVSIPAGEIVIRGEVAAYFGEPIALKKSLDYKLRKTFNGMLGLDWYAGDDWTFMFQYMHKIIMDYRDVLGTEQNTSMITARISKELLNNTLKLSVYGMFDVDNVGFYVRPAADYLLNDQITISLGGDWLGGRRGTFKTYKKNTQIWVKGKYFF; translated from the coding sequence ATGATAAAACACGTCATTGCGAGGAACAAAGTGACGAAGCAATCTATGATTTCATTGGCGTTGTCCGCAGCGTTCGCCTTATCCGCGCACGCTCAGGAAGACGAGCTTTCTCTGCAGCTGAACGGCTTTGTGGATTCGTATCACGCGCTGCAGGTGCAAAGTCCGCACAAGATCATGTCTTCGCGGACGCGCCTCCGTCTTGAAATGCGCGCGAATTACGGCGAGGCTTCGCTTTTCTCGAGTGTCAATCTCGCGTACAACAGCCTCATCAAAGACCAGTCGGGAGCGTTCCTTCGCGAAGCGTATTTTGACTATGCCGGCAAATACCTTGAAGTCAAGGCGGGTCGTCAAATTATCACGTGGGGCGTTGCCGATGGGCTCCGCCTGACGGACTTGATTTCGCCTATGGACTACACGGAATTCATGGCGAACGATTACGACGACATTCGCGTGCCTGTGAATGCCATCAACCTCAAGTATCCTGGCGAAAGCTTCTCCGCCGAACTCGTCTTTGTGCCTGTTCCGGAGTATTTTGTGATGCCCTCGGGCGAGGATAATCCTTGGACGATGCCGTTGCCTGCGAATACGAGCATGGACTTGAGCGGTACTCCTGAAAAGCGTCTCAAGAACAGCGAAGTGGGTGGCCGTTTGCGTTTCTTCCTGGAGAATCTCGATTTCTCGCTTACGGCGCTGCGCACTTTCAATAAGTCGCCTGTCACGATTGCGAGCTTCGATCCGGAAACGAAATCTGCCGTGATTAAGGGTGTGTACGAGCCGATGAATGTTGTCGGTGGTGATGTCTCTATCCCGGCGGGTGAAATTGTGATTCGTGGCGAGGTGGCGGCGTATTTCGGCGAACCTATTGCCCTGAAAAAATCGCTTGATTACAAGTTGCGAAAGACGTTCAATGGCATGCTTGGCTTGGACTGGTATGCAGGCGATGACTGGACTTTTATGTTCCAGTACATGCACAAAATTATCATGGATTACCGCGATGTTTTGGGTACAGAACAGAATACGTCCATGATTACAGCCCGCATTTCCAAGGAGCTTTTAAACAATACGCTTAAACTTTCTGTTTACGGAATGTTTGATGTCGACAATGTCGGTTTCTATGTGCGTCCGGCGGCAGATTACCTCCTGAATGACCAAATAACGATTTCGTTAGGCGGCGATTGGCTTGGCGGAAGGCGCGGTACGTTTAAAACTTACAAGAAAAATACGCAAATATGGGTAAAAGGTAAGTATTTCTTTTAG
- a CDS encoding outer membrane lipoprotein-sorting protein has product MKISKIAATLVVALSAMSMAQTNARDIMVKVKNRPDGDTRSSSMEMKLVNKSGNTRVRKITSYAMDVGEDTKTIMFFLYPNDVKGTGFLTVNYDDVNKEDDKWLYLPALKKTRRISGKSSKTDYFMGSDFTYDDIGKRNVDEDTHKLLREESADGFDYYVVESTPKKDGEIFSKKLVWIRKDCDVVAKVEFYDKLGKLHRQMVSSDIKKVDGFWTVGKMEMKNVQTGHSTELLFLDPKYNIQLDSKIFSVNKLERGL; this is encoded by the coding sequence ATGAAAATTTCAAAAATTGCTGCGACGCTCGTTGTCGCTCTCAGTGCAATGTCCATGGCTCAGACGAATGCCCGTGACATCATGGTCAAGGTCAAGAACCGCCCGGATGGCGACACGCGCTCTTCCTCGATGGAAATGAAGCTCGTGAACAAGAGCGGTAACACCCGTGTCCGCAAGATTACTTCGTATGCAATGGATGTGGGCGAAGATACCAAGACCATCATGTTCTTCCTTTATCCAAACGATGTGAAGGGTACGGGATTCTTGACCGTAAATTATGACGATGTCAACAAGGAAGACGACAAGTGGCTCTATCTGCCTGCCTTGAAAAAGACCCGCCGTATCAGCGGAAAGAGCTCCAAGACCGATTACTTCATGGGCTCCGACTTCACATACGATGATATCGGCAAGCGCAATGTCGATGAAGATACACACAAGCTCTTGCGCGAAGAATCTGCAGATGGTTTCGATTACTATGTCGTTGAATCGACTCCCAAGAAGGATGGCGAAATCTTCTCCAAGAAACTCGTCTGGATCCGCAAGGATTGCGATGTCGTCGCCAAGGTCGAATTCTACGACAAGCTCGGCAAACTCCATCGCCAGATGGTTTCTTCGGACATCAAGAAGGTTGACGGTTTTTGGACTGTCGGCAAGATGGAAATGAAGAACGTGCAAACGGGACACTCCACGGAACTCCTTTTCCTCGATCCGAAATACAACATCCAGCTCGATTCCAAGATTTTCTCTGTGAACAAACTGGAACGCGGGTTGTAG